A region of Tigriopus californicus strain San Diego chromosome 7, Tcal_SD_v2.1, whole genome shotgun sequence DNA encodes the following proteins:
- the LOC131883759 gene encoding electron transfer flavoprotein subunit beta-like, with protein MRILVGCKRVIDYAVKIRVRPDKKGVVTEGVKHSMNPFDEIAVEEAVRLKEKKIAKEIIVASIGAAQSQETIRTALAMGGDRGVHVEVSAAEAETLQPIHVSKILAELAKKEKVDLVFLGKQAIDDDSNQTAQMTAALLDWPQAMFASKVEQKDDKLEVVREIDGGLETIRVNMPCVISADLRLNEPRYATLPNIMKAKKKKMDKLKPSDLGVDVTPRIEVISVEDPPVREAGATVADVDELVSKLKEKGF; from the exons ATGCGGATTCTAGTGGGTTGCAAACGCGTGATTGACTATGCGGTCAAAATCCGGGTCCGCCCCGACAAGAAGGGCGTGGTGACCGAAGGTGTGAAGCATTCCATGAACCCGTTCGACGAGATCGCCGTGGAGGAAGCCGTTCGActcaaagagaagaaaatcgCCAAGGAAATCATCGTGGCCTCAATCGGCGCCGCTCAATCGCAA GAAACGATCCGAACCGCATTAGCCATGGGTGGAGACCGAGGCGTCCATGTGGAGGTGAGTGCGGCTGAAGCGGAGACCCTCCAACCCATTCATGTGAGCAAGATTCTCGccgaattggccaaaaaagagaAGGTGGACTTGGTGTTTTTGGGCAAGCAAGCCATTGACGACGACTCTAATCAGACCGCACAGATGACGGCGGCCCTTTTGGATTGGCCTCAG GCCATGTTCGCCTCGAAAGTTGAGCAAAAAGATGATAAATTGGAGGTGGTCCGGGAAATTGATGGCGGTTTGGAAACAATTCGAGTGAATATGCCGTGTGTGATCTCGGCCGATCTGCGTTTGAATGAGCCACGCTATGCCACACTCCCGAATATcatgaaggccaagaagaagaagatggacAAACTCAAACCCTCAGATTTGGGAGTGGATGTCACTCCACGCATTGAAGTTATTTCCGTTGAGGACCCACCTGTGCGCGAGGCTGGAGCTACTGTCGCGGATGTGGATGAGCTGGTGAGCAAGCTCAAGGAGAAAGGATTCTAG
- the LOC131883758 gene encoding mitochondrial folate transporter/carrier-like isoform X1 yields MAASGPNGGPAPPSSSSFFRTMVSTFRTIKYEHLVAGVSGGVVSTLILHPLDLLKIRFAVDDGKSIEKHRPQYSSLRHAFRSIFQQEGVRGLYKGVTPNVAGAGTAWGFYFLFYNSIKTELQEGNSKTQLSPGLHMMAAAQAGALTLAMTNPIWVVKTRLCLQYGGDELAQAKDPSKTYKGMVDALYKIGKYEGIRGLYKGFVPGLWGVSHGAIQFMAYEEMKSSYNIFNQHPIDHKLGTLEYLFFAALSKLFAAVTTYPYQVVRARLQDQHSEYKGAVDCVQKILRYEGVVGLYKGLTPYLVHVLPNICMVLLIYEKMTNRPTSSSPPSTTTTTTSTPTSSKR; encoded by the exons ATGGCCGCCAGTGGCCCCAATGGAGGTCCGGCCCCgccgtcttcttcttcctttttccgGACGATGGTCTCCACTTTCCGGACCATCAAGTACGAACATTTGGTGGCGGGTGTCAGTGGAGGCGTGGTTTCCACTTTGATACTTCATCCTTTGGATTTGCTCAAGATCAGATTTGCGG TGGATGATGGGAAATCGATCGAGAAACATCGCCCTCAGTATTCTAGTTTACGTCACGCCTTCCGTTCCATATTTCAACAAGAGGGCGTGCGAGGCCTCTATAAAGGCGTCACGCCTAATGTGGCGGGTGCTGGGACCGCCTGGGgattttatttcttgtt TTACAATTCGATTAAAACGGAATTACAAGAGGGTAACTCCAAGACCCAGCTTAGTCCGGGATTGCACATGATGGCCGCCGCTCAAGCCGGGGCCCTCACCTTGGCCATGACCAATCCGATTTGGGTGGTGAAAACCAG GCTGTGTCTTCAATATGGTGGCGATGAACTGGCCCAGGCCAAGGATCCTTCCAAGACTTACAAGGGCATGGTCGATGCCCTGTACAAGATAGGCAAATATGAGGGCATTCGCGGTCTGTACAAG GGTTTCGTGCCAGGGCTTTGGGGCGTGTCCCACGGTGCTATTCAATTCATGGCCTATGAGGAAATGAAGTCATCCTATAATATATTCAATCAGCATCCCATCGATCACAAACTG GGCACTCTGGAGTACCTGTTTTTCGCGGCCTTGTCCAAGCTCTTCGCTGCCGTCACCACTTATCCATACCAAGTGGTTCGAGCTCGACTTCAGGATCAGCACTCTGAATATAAGGGAGCCGTAGACTGCGTCCAGAAAATTTTGAGGTACGAAGGCGTGGTTGGTCTGTACAAAGGGTTGACCCCTTACCTCGTCCACGTGCTCCCGAACATTTGTATGGTGCTTCTCATTTACGAGAAGATGACCAATCGTCCCACCTCCTCTTCTCCCCcctctactactactactactacttccacTCCTACTTCTTCTAAACGATGA
- the LOC131883758 gene encoding mitochondrial folate transporter/carrier-like isoform X2 gives MAASGPNGGPAPPSSSSFFRTMVSTFRTIKYEHLVAGVSGGVVSTLILHPLDLLKIRFAVDDGKSIEKHRPQYSSLRHAFRSIFQQEGVRGLYKGVTPNVAGAGTAWGFYFLFYNSIKTELQEGNSKTQLSPGLHMMAAAQAGALTLAMTNPIWVVKTRLCLQYGGDELAQAKDPSKTYKGMVDALYKIGKYEGIRGLYKGFVPGLWGVSHGAIQFMAYEEMKSSYNIFNQHPIDHKLGTLEYLFFAALSKLFAAVTTYPYQVVRARLQDQHSEYKGAVDCVQKILRIEGGWGLYKGLRPNLLRVVPATAITFTVYEKTSQYMLG, from the exons ATGGCCGCCAGTGGCCCCAATGGAGGTCCGGCCCCgccgtcttcttcttcctttttccgGACGATGGTCTCCACTTTCCGGACCATCAAGTACGAACATTTGGTGGCGGGTGTCAGTGGAGGCGTGGTTTCCACTTTGATACTTCATCCTTTGGATTTGCTCAAGATCAGATTTGCGG TGGATGATGGGAAATCGATCGAGAAACATCGCCCTCAGTATTCTAGTTTACGTCACGCCTTCCGTTCCATATTTCAACAAGAGGGCGTGCGAGGCCTCTATAAAGGCGTCACGCCTAATGTGGCGGGTGCTGGGACCGCCTGGGgattttatttcttgtt TTACAATTCGATTAAAACGGAATTACAAGAGGGTAACTCCAAGACCCAGCTTAGTCCGGGATTGCACATGATGGCCGCCGCTCAAGCCGGGGCCCTCACCTTGGCCATGACCAATCCGATTTGGGTGGTGAAAACCAG GCTGTGTCTTCAATATGGTGGCGATGAACTGGCCCAGGCCAAGGATCCTTCCAAGACTTACAAGGGCATGGTCGATGCCCTGTACAAGATAGGCAAATATGAGGGCATTCGCGGTCTGTACAAG GGTTTCGTGCCAGGGCTTTGGGGCGTGTCCCACGGTGCTATTCAATTCATGGCCTATGAGGAAATGAAGTCATCCTATAATATATTCAATCAGCATCCCATCGATCACAAACTG GGCACTCTGGAGTACCTGTTTTTCGCGGCCTTGTCCAAGCTCTTCGCTGCCGTCACCACTTATCCATACCAAGTGGTTCGAGCTCGACTTCAGGATCAGCACTCTGAATATAAGGGAGCCGTAGACTGCGTCCAGAAAATTTTGAG AATCGAAGGCGGGTGGGGACTCTACAAAGGGCTGAGACCCAATTTGCTTCGGGTGGTCCCAGCCACGGCCATCACTTTCACAGTCTATGAGAAGACAAGTCAATATATGTTGGGCtag